The Nitrospira sp. KM1 genome includes a window with the following:
- a CDS encoding lytic transglycosylase domain-containing protein has protein sequence MLRHMLSTGLIIASVCPISTAAQPATDPVDLKDSGFRSILNGETERELPLPSPDALEPVTDNEERLVILPEIKRQGEHFYLSSFRLPDKITFAGQTVPLDNWQVRERIEYEFYQFLEDQGESIILAKRTGRCFPPAERQLAEAGLPDDLKYMLLVESKCISAAYSKAKASGPWQFIGSTGRRYQLKSDAIRDDRRNLEMSTEAAVKYLRYLKEYQQNDWFLAMASYNAGEDRVRKLLKEQKISDYWRMHGPRETMRYVPRIIAAKEIYSQPEKYLGLSKKDLYVPLETETVTVNVKDSQRALTSIAEEYGTYFLELKMLNPEFKKDVLPRGIYKIRVPRQTCPSLCFKQDKTP, from the coding sequence GTGCTGCGACATATGCTGTCAACCGGTCTGATCATTGCCTCGGTGTGTCCGATCTCGACGGCGGCGCAACCAGCGACCGATCCGGTGGACCTGAAGGATTCCGGCTTCCGTTCGATACTCAACGGGGAGACCGAACGTGAACTGCCTCTCCCGTCGCCGGATGCACTGGAGCCGGTGACTGACAATGAAGAACGCCTGGTCATCTTGCCCGAAATCAAACGTCAAGGTGAGCATTTCTACCTCAGCTCCTTCAGGCTACCCGACAAGATTACATTTGCAGGTCAGACCGTCCCATTGGACAACTGGCAGGTGCGAGAACGGATCGAGTACGAGTTCTATCAATTTCTCGAGGATCAGGGTGAAAGCATCATTCTGGCAAAGCGCACAGGGCGGTGTTTCCCACCTGCCGAACGACAACTGGCTGAAGCCGGACTTCCCGATGATCTGAAATATATGCTGCTCGTGGAAAGCAAGTGCATTTCGGCCGCCTATTCCAAGGCCAAGGCGTCCGGCCCATGGCAATTCATCGGTTCAACGGGAAGGCGGTATCAACTCAAGAGCGATGCGATTCGCGATGATCGGCGCAATCTGGAAATGTCCACGGAAGCCGCGGTCAAGTATCTCCGGTATTTGAAGGAGTATCAGCAGAACGATTGGTTCCTTGCGATGGCCTCCTACAACGCCGGTGAGGACCGGGTCCGTAAGCTGCTCAAGGAGCAGAAGATCTCTGATTATTGGCGGATGCATGGTCCGCGCGAAACCATGCGATATGTTCCACGCATCATTGCCGCCAAAGAAATTTATTCACAGCCGGAGAAATATCTCGGGCTCAGCAAGAAGGATTTGTACGTGCCGTTGGAAACCGAGACCGTGACGGTCAACGTGAAGGACTCTCAGCGCGCGCTCACCTCGATCGCTGAGGAATACGGGACATACTTTCTCGAACTCAAGATGCTGAATCCTGAATTCAAGAAAGACGTACTGCCGCGTGGTATCTATAAAATCAGGGTCCCTCGTCAAACCTGCCCGAGCCTCTGTTTCAAGCAGGACAAGACACCATAG
- the rmuC gene encoding DNA recombination protein RmuC, which produces MIEGTALTIGLAAGVLFGAVIAGFITSSRVRARMQAQLLASAERAQRAETLTEEFRRRGDEDRAVLDQLRQELANASHARAVAETQAVETLRQADEQKNLLSQARHELIEAFQALSGEALKHNNEAFLNLAKTSFQTLQAEAKGDLARRQQAIDELVKPLTESLHRYDEQLRHIEQSRQAAYGGLDQHLKLLAESQQRLQEETGNLVHALRSPTVRGRWGEITLRRVAELAGMVAHCDFVEQGSVTAEEGRIRPDMIVNLPGGRQIIVDSKTVLAGYLDAHEAENEERRLEGLQRHAAQVRSRMDQLSLKAYWSQFEQTPEFVVLFLPGEQFLGAALEQDSSLIEDGFAQGVVLATPTTLMALLRAVAYGWRQERLTAHAEEAGRLGRELYERMAVLAEHLNDVGQSLGKSVVAYNKAVGSLETRILPAARKFKELGVSSEKETPSLSPIETVPRKALPHEYE; this is translated from the coding sequence ATGATTGAGGGTACCGCCCTTACCATAGGCCTTGCGGCTGGCGTGCTTTTCGGAGCCGTCATTGCCGGTTTCATCACGTCTTCTCGCGTGCGTGCCCGGATGCAGGCGCAATTGCTCGCATCCGCGGAGCGTGCGCAGCGAGCCGAGACGCTCACGGAGGAATTCCGTCGCCGCGGAGACGAGGATCGTGCCGTGCTCGATCAGCTTCGTCAGGAACTAGCCAATGCCTCGCATGCCCGTGCCGTGGCCGAAACTCAGGCCGTGGAAACACTGCGGCAGGCGGATGAACAGAAAAATCTCTTGAGTCAAGCCCGTCACGAATTGATTGAAGCGTTTCAGGCCTTATCGGGAGAAGCGCTGAAGCACAACAATGAAGCCTTCTTGAATCTAGCCAAGACGTCCTTTCAAACGCTTCAGGCCGAAGCCAAGGGTGATCTCGCCCGCCGACAGCAGGCGATCGATGAATTGGTCAAGCCTCTTACGGAATCGCTGCATCGGTACGACGAGCAGCTCCGCCACATCGAACAATCCCGGCAAGCCGCCTACGGCGGTTTAGACCAACACTTAAAGCTACTGGCGGAATCCCAGCAGCGGCTGCAAGAGGAGACCGGAAATCTCGTACATGCATTGCGCTCTCCGACGGTGCGTGGCCGTTGGGGAGAAATTACTCTCAGGCGGGTGGCCGAACTGGCCGGCATGGTGGCGCATTGCGATTTTGTGGAGCAAGGATCGGTCACTGCGGAAGAAGGGCGTATCCGTCCAGATATGATCGTCAATCTTCCGGGCGGCCGTCAGATCATTGTGGATTCGAAAACGGTGCTGGCGGGCTATCTTGATGCGCACGAAGCGGAGAACGAGGAGCGCCGGCTTGAAGGCCTGCAACGCCATGCGGCACAGGTCAGGTCACGGATGGATCAACTGAGTCTCAAGGCCTATTGGAGCCAATTTGAACAGACGCCGGAATTCGTGGTGCTGTTTTTGCCGGGCGAGCAATTCCTAGGAGCCGCATTGGAACAGGACTCGAGTCTGATCGAGGACGGATTCGCACAAGGCGTGGTCCTGGCGACCCCGACCACACTCATGGCGCTGTTGCGGGCGGTGGCGTATGGTTGGCGGCAAGAGCGGCTGACGGCGCATGCGGAGGAGGCGGGAAGATTGGGCAGGGAGCTGTATGAACGGATGGCGGTGCTGGCCGAACATTTGAACGACGTGGGGCAGTCCCTGGGAAAGAGCGTGGTGGCGTACAATAAAGCCGTCGGCTCGCTGGAGACGCGGATTCTGCCGGCGGCGCGGAAATTTAAGGAGCTCGGGGTATCGTCGGAGAAGGAGACGCCGTCGCTGTCTCCGATCGAAACCGTACCGAGGAAGGCGCTGCCTCACGAATATGAATAG
- the fsa gene encoding fructose-6-phosphate aldolase: MKFYLDTASVKEIQEAASLGLLDGVTTNPSLVAKEGRVFREVLVEICNIVDGPISAEVVSIEADAMVKEGKELAKIHKNIVVKVPLIAEGLKATKRLSSEGIRVNVTLCFSPTQALLAAKAGAWCVSPFIGRLDDISSNGMELIRQIVTIYKNYDYKTNVLVASVRHPQHVVEAALAGGHICTMPFAIFQQMVKHPLTDIGLKKFLSDWESQNKKK, from the coding sequence ATGAAATTCTATCTCGATACAGCGAGCGTGAAGGAAATTCAGGAAGCGGCGAGTCTCGGGCTGTTGGATGGGGTGACGACGAATCCTTCGCTTGTCGCGAAGGAGGGCCGTGTATTCCGCGAAGTCTTAGTCGAGATTTGTAACATTGTGGATGGTCCGATCAGTGCGGAAGTCGTCAGCATCGAGGCCGACGCCATGGTCAAAGAGGGTAAGGAGTTGGCCAAAATTCACAAGAATATCGTGGTGAAAGTGCCCCTGATCGCTGAGGGTCTCAAAGCCACAAAGCGACTGTCGTCAGAAGGCATCAGGGTCAACGTCACGCTCTGCTTCTCGCCTACGCAGGCACTCTTGGCTGCGAAGGCCGGAGCCTGGTGTGTGTCGCCTTTCATCGGCCGGCTCGACGACATCAGCTCGAACGGCATGGAACTGATTCGACAGATCGTGACGATTTATAAGAACTATGATTACAAGACCAATGTGCTCGTCGCCAGCGTTCGGCATCCCCAGCATGTCGTCGAGGCGGCATTGGCTGGTGGTCACATCTGCACCATGCCCTTTGCGATCTTCCAACAGATGGTGAAACATCCGCTGACAGATATCGGCTTAAAAAAGTTTCTCTCCGATTGGGAGAGCCAGAACAAGAAGAAGTGA
- a CDS encoding PEP/pyruvate-binding domain-containing protein → MTRPLILPLTDCTDPALAGGKAAGLGRLLAAGFPVPPALCLTTLVHREALMRSGFDADVCWLDACRVEGEERLAKLRTGRSAVSALDYGPIVAICREAMTFHRLTSEAGWAVRSSATVEDAGDASFAGLFSTRLGVQSKDLAAAIRDVWSSLWDERVLQYVRARGAGGRPPGMAVVIQPMVAADAAGVMYSMHPVTGRSRHILINAIPGLAAPLVDGRAAPDQYVVQVDDAGKPVLVRSAVISEKSRKLSVDQNGLHTDSLTAKRARSGTLSEGQLFGLAEMAKEIEKALGCPVDVEWAFASERLRILQARPITGIVPTVATTNDDCEWTRANFRETMPEVPSPLGISFLEHFMDMYIMSHYRRLGCRVPEGISAVRVLHGRPYLNASLFHCLIGQLRGDPSMNIEQLGGEAVLDPLPTKPIGWAAYARAGWLMWKEMKLVDRMGPVWFAEMRAMASDYNLERIRQWTAEELSRALDRLGRWLDTREVTFGIAAAVGQCLQTFSVLLPAWLGPDWRTLFNAALQGQGTVISANQIVQLAGIVDVARQDRSLVQTIATLQCDIRTVRCQFPAHPFLSAFDRYMEDYGHRGVGESDVMSPRFRDQPDAVLAVIRSQLNGPAARPEEILTRQRTTRAEALKAIQKRIGWRLDRQVIFQWWYRRLCRFFSLREENRHHLMRYSTAARALLLRLGERFVERGVLEMSDDIFFLTLDEREALSAFVDREWKSIVRSRRSEHARQWAVSVPDTIRDWGKQSPVGPSADDSIRDGVLHGLPISVGLSTGPARLIRSMADWIHVKPGDVIVAPVIDPGMAPLFGIASGLIVEMGGTLSHGAIIAREYGIPTVANVGDIMSRLRDGDIITVNASMGEIILQSEMPLSVAEPKGPRLSST, encoded by the coding sequence ATGACCCGTCCGCTGATTCTCCCGCTCACGGACTGTACGGATCCCGCGTTGGCGGGAGGTAAGGCGGCAGGCTTAGGGCGCCTACTGGCCGCCGGCTTTCCAGTTCCTCCCGCCCTGTGTCTGACGACGCTTGTCCATCGCGAAGCGCTCATGCGTTCCGGATTTGATGCCGATGTGTGCTGGCTGGACGCTTGTCGCGTGGAAGGAGAGGAGCGACTGGCTAAGCTGCGCACAGGTCGGTCTGCGGTTTCGGCGTTGGACTACGGTCCCATCGTGGCGATCTGTCGTGAAGCCATGACTTTCCACCGCCTCACAAGCGAAGCAGGGTGGGCCGTACGGTCTTCGGCTACCGTCGAGGATGCCGGCGATGCGAGCTTTGCCGGACTGTTTAGCACTCGGCTCGGCGTGCAGTCGAAGGATCTTGCTGCCGCGATTCGGGACGTCTGGTCGTCGCTGTGGGACGAGCGAGTCCTGCAGTATGTGCGTGCTCGCGGCGCCGGAGGTCGGCCACCCGGCATGGCGGTGGTGATTCAGCCCATGGTCGCGGCTGATGCAGCCGGTGTGATGTATTCAATGCATCCTGTCACCGGCCGATCCCGTCACATCCTGATCAATGCAATCCCAGGACTGGCTGCCCCGCTCGTCGACGGTCGGGCGGCTCCCGATCAATATGTCGTACAGGTGGATGATGCTGGCAAGCCCGTCTTGGTCCGATCCGCCGTGATCTCGGAGAAGTCACGAAAACTCTCGGTCGACCAAAACGGACTGCATACTGATTCGCTGACCGCTAAAAGGGCCCGTTCCGGTACGCTGTCAGAAGGACAACTCTTCGGCCTGGCCGAAATGGCAAAGGAGATTGAGAAGGCGCTTGGTTGTCCCGTCGATGTGGAATGGGCATTCGCATCCGAGCGATTACGGATCCTCCAAGCGCGTCCTATTACGGGTATCGTCCCTACGGTGGCTACGACCAACGATGATTGTGAATGGACAAGGGCCAATTTTAGAGAAACGATGCCGGAAGTGCCGAGCCCATTGGGGATTTCGTTTCTCGAACATTTCATGGACATGTACATCATGTCGCATTACCGTCGGCTCGGATGCAGGGTTCCCGAGGGGATCTCAGCCGTGCGGGTGCTTCACGGCCGGCCCTATTTGAACGCCTCACTGTTCCATTGCCTCATCGGCCAGCTCCGAGGCGATCCCTCCATGAACATCGAGCAGCTCGGAGGTGAAGCGGTCCTCGATCCGCTGCCCACGAAGCCGATCGGCTGGGCCGCCTATGCTCGCGCTGGGTGGCTGATGTGGAAAGAGATGAAACTGGTCGATCGCATGGGCCCGGTGTGGTTTGCAGAAATGCGCGCCATGGCTTCCGACTACAACCTTGAACGAATCCGGCAATGGACCGCCGAAGAACTGTCGAGGGCTCTCGACCGGCTTGGACGGTGGCTCGATACGCGCGAGGTGACGTTCGGTATTGCCGCGGCCGTGGGCCAATGCCTTCAAACATTCAGCGTGCTGCTGCCGGCCTGGCTTGGACCGGATTGGCGAACGCTTTTCAATGCGGCGCTTCAGGGACAGGGGACGGTCATCAGCGCAAATCAGATCGTGCAATTGGCCGGGATCGTGGATGTTGCGCGGCAGGATCGCTCGCTGGTGCAAACGATCGCGACGTTGCAATGCGACATTCGGACCGTGCGCTGTCAATTTCCAGCACATCCCTTTCTTTCGGCGTTCGATCGCTACATGGAGGATTACGGCCATCGTGGAGTGGGCGAATCAGATGTCATGTCGCCGCGATTCAGGGATCAGCCGGATGCGGTGCTGGCGGTGATACGATCTCAATTGAACGGTCCCGCTGCCCGGCCCGAGGAGATTCTCACGCGGCAACGAACCACTCGAGCAGAAGCCTTGAAGGCCATCCAGAAAAGGATCGGCTGGCGCCTGGATCGGCAAGTGATCTTTCAATGGTGGTACCGACGCCTCTGTCGGTTTTTCTCTCTCCGTGAGGAGAACCGACATCACCTGATGCGGTACTCGACGGCAGCCCGCGCGCTGTTGCTTCGTCTGGGCGAACGCTTCGTCGAACGAGGCGTGCTGGAGATGTCTGACGACATCTTCTTCTTGACGCTGGATGAACGGGAGGCGTTATCAGCGTTCGTCGACCGGGAATGGAAATCTATCGTGCGCTCGCGGCGATCCGAGCATGCTAGGCAGTGGGCGGTTAGCGTTCCCGATACGATCCGGGACTGGGGAAAACAGTCGCCGGTTGGACCATCTGCTGATGATAGTATCCGAGACGGAGTGCTTCACGGACTTCCCATCAGTGTCGGGCTCTCGACCGGGCCGGCCAGATTGATCCGCTCCATGGCTGATTGGATTCATGTCAAACCCGGAGATGTGATCGTCGCACCGGTCATCGATCCAGGGATGGCGCCGCTGTTTGGGATCGCCTCCGGATTGATCGTCGAAATGGGAGGGACATTGTCGCACGGGGCGATCATCGCGCGCGAATACGGCATCCCAACTGTGGCCAATGTCGGCGATATCATGAGCCGGCTTCGAGACGGCGACATCATCACCGTGAATGCCAGCATGGGGGAGATTATTCTTCAATCTGAGATGCCGTTGTCCGTGGCAGAGCCTAAAGGCCCTAGACTCTCAAGTACTTGA
- the dapB gene encoding 4-hydroxy-tetrahydrodipicolinate reductase: MVNIIVAGAAGRMGCRLVALIKEAAELRLAGAVEGKGHPAVGQDAGEVAGCDRSGIRITDDLSAVIGQAQAVIDFSVPEATLKNLRTAAQHQRAMVIGTTGFSASELDELKTLAGRIPCVFSPNMSVGVNLICKIISEMAKTLGEDYDIEVIEAHHRLKKDAPSGTALKIAEVLAKAVNRDLNQVGVYSRKGVIGERKKSEIGIQTIRAGDIVGDHTILFGGVGERIEVTHRASSRDTFAQGALRAARWVAGRPPGLYDMTDVLDLK; encoded by the coding sequence ATGGTGAATATCATTGTCGCGGGCGCGGCCGGTCGTATGGGCTGCCGTCTCGTGGCCCTCATCAAAGAAGCGGCCGAACTTCGATTGGCCGGGGCCGTTGAAGGCAAAGGACATCCGGCGGTCGGCCAGGACGCTGGTGAGGTCGCCGGCTGTGATCGCAGCGGTATCAGGATTACCGACGATCTTTCGGCAGTGATTGGCCAGGCCCAAGCGGTCATCGACTTCTCGGTACCCGAAGCCACTCTGAAGAACCTTCGCACAGCGGCGCAACACCAACGGGCTATGGTCATTGGTACGACAGGATTTTCCGCATCGGAGTTGGATGAACTGAAGACGTTGGCCGGCCGCATTCCCTGCGTCTTCTCGCCGAACATGAGTGTGGGGGTGAACCTCATTTGCAAGATCATCAGTGAAATGGCGAAGACGCTCGGAGAGGATTACGACATCGAAGTCATCGAAGCTCATCACCGGCTCAAGAAAGACGCCCCCAGCGGCACCGCGCTGAAGATTGCCGAGGTCTTGGCCAAGGCCGTCAATCGAGATTTGAACCAAGTCGGAGTCTATTCAAGAAAAGGGGTGATCGGCGAACGCAAGAAATCTGAAATCGGCATCCAGACAATTCGGGCCGGCGACATCGTCGGCGACCACACCATTCTCTTCGGCGGGGTGGGTGAACGCATCGAGGTCACGCATCGAGCCAGCAGCCGTGATACCTTCGCCCAGGGAGCATTGCGAGCGGCACGGTGGGTGGCCGGTAGGCCCCCCGGACTTTATGACATGACGGATGTGTTGGATTTGAAGTGA
- a CDS encoding uracil-DNA glycosylase — MHPLTVLNDRITACTACPRLVRYRNTVAAEKRKQYREWIYWGKPVPGFGDADAQLYVLGLAPAAHGGNRTGRVFTGDRSGDWLYDALHRHGFANQPLSHHKDDGLILTNCYIGASVRCAPPDNKPAPDEFEACRPYVREELRLLLNVKVVVTLGKVAFDQYLKACREEGCRLPSPLPAFGHAAIYPLPWNVTLIGSYHPSQQNTFTGKLTKPMFDTIFQEARRRLHV, encoded by the coding sequence ATGCATCCTCTGACGGTATTGAATGATCGAATCACAGCCTGCACGGCTTGTCCTCGATTGGTGCGTTACAGAAACACCGTGGCGGCGGAAAAACGGAAGCAGTATCGCGAATGGATCTATTGGGGAAAGCCGGTGCCGGGTTTTGGAGACGCCGATGCGCAATTGTATGTATTGGGACTTGCTCCCGCCGCTCACGGTGGGAACCGAACGGGAAGGGTCTTTACCGGAGATCGCAGCGGCGACTGGTTGTATGACGCGTTACATCGTCATGGATTTGCCAATCAGCCGCTCTCGCACCATAAGGATGACGGGCTGATCCTCACCAATTGCTATATCGGAGCGTCGGTCCGCTGCGCGCCTCCGGACAACAAACCTGCACCGGACGAGTTCGAAGCCTGCAGACCTTATGTGCGGGAAGAACTCCGCCTGCTGCTCAATGTGAAAGTGGTCGTAACCCTTGGCAAGGTCGCGTTCGACCAGTACTTGAAAGCTTGCCGCGAAGAGGGATGCCGGCTTCCCTCTCCACTACCGGCATTCGGGCACGCCGCCATCTACCCGCTTCCATGGAATGTGACACTGATCGGATCATATCATCCCAGCCAACAGAACACATTTACCGGCAAGCTCACGAAGCCGATGTTCGATACCATCTTCCAAGAAGCCCGTAGGCGTCTGCACGTATGA
- the dapA gene encoding 4-hydroxy-tetrahydrodipicolinate synthase, with protein sequence MFTGSLVAIVTPFKNGKLDEKAFADLIEWQIENGTNGIVPCGTTGESATLTHEEHHRVVKLAVEVSNGRVPVIAGTGSNSTAEAISLTRHAKEDGADGALLITPYYNKPTQEGLYRHYKAVAEAVDLPQVLYNIPGRTGVNMLPATVARLCGLQNIVGIKEGSGSVQQASDIVQTCGERMTVLSGDDALTLPMMAVGAKGVITVTANIVPDEMSELVNAFLAGRVEQSRAVHFKLSPVFAALFYETNPIPVKEALGLMGKINPELRLPLCPMGSDTKAQLTRVLKDAGLI encoded by the coding sequence ATGTTCACCGGATCGTTAGTCGCCATCGTGACCCCGTTCAAGAACGGCAAACTGGACGAAAAGGCGTTTGCCGATCTCATCGAATGGCAGATCGAGAACGGCACGAATGGCATTGTGCCCTGCGGAACCACAGGAGAATCCGCCACCCTGACGCATGAGGAACATCACCGGGTCGTCAAGTTGGCAGTTGAAGTGTCGAATGGGCGCGTGCCGGTCATCGCAGGAACCGGGTCTAATAGCACAGCTGAGGCTATCTCGCTGACCCGCCACGCCAAGGAAGACGGAGCCGACGGGGCGCTTCTCATCACACCCTATTACAATAAGCCGACTCAGGAGGGACTGTACCGACATTATAAGGCCGTTGCTGAAGCGGTGGACCTTCCGCAGGTCCTCTACAATATCCCCGGCCGTACCGGTGTCAATATGCTGCCGGCTACAGTCGCTCGACTATGCGGTCTTCAGAATATCGTCGGGATCAAGGAGGGAAGCGGATCGGTTCAACAAGCCTCCGACATCGTTCAGACCTGCGGCGAGCGGATGACGGTATTGTCGGGTGACGATGCGCTGACGTTACCGATGATGGCGGTCGGTGCCAAGGGCGTCATCACGGTGACGGCCAATATCGTACCTGATGAAATGTCCGAACTGGTCAATGCTTTTCTCGCCGGGCGAGTCGAACAATCTCGCGCAGTGCATTTCAAACTCAGTCCCGTGTTCGCCGCGTTGTTTTATGAAACCAATCCGATCCCTGTGAAAGAGGCGTTGGGGCTGATGGGAAAGATCAATCCGGAACTTCGCCTGCCGCTCTGTCCGATGGGTTCTGATACCAAAGCGCAACTCACGCGAGTCTTGAAGGACGCCGGGTTGATTTAG
- a CDS encoding glycerate kinase produces the protein MTIHLPASRASSLLKVMVGRALKAVDAGAAVRREVTRNGDRLAVGSRRYDLRRYERIVVIGAGKATATMARMIERILGPKLDGGLVIVKYGHGLPTRRVRVVEAAHPLPDRAGQAAALRLLAMAASLSKRDLLIVLLSGGASSLMPAPVPGVTLADKQRVSNLLLRSGATISEINTVRKHLSRLKGGRLVESTAATVVTIILSDVLGDDVSSIASGPTVPDPTTYQQAVECLKRYRIWTATPRSVRAYLEKGAKGLLPETPKAGNRAFRRARHLIVGSNAVALAAVTRVAREAGLRTVLQSPAVTGEARVAGARFAAIAQRIVRRDDPVRRPCCVVAGGETTVTVKGNGTGGRAQEFAAGAAQGIAGLKNVWVAAIGTDGTDGPTDAAGAVVSGETIARAKRLHVDLDLALRLNDTYPALSNLKCLVKTGATGTNVNDLYLLLLL, from the coding sequence ATGACCATCCATCTGCCCGCTTCCCGGGCGTCTTCGTTGCTGAAAGTCATGGTCGGACGGGCATTGAAGGCCGTCGATGCCGGAGCTGCGGTGCGGCGGGAAGTTACTCGGAACGGCGATCGGCTGGCGGTGGGCAGCCGGCGTTACGATCTCCGGCGGTACGAACGCATCGTTGTTATCGGCGCCGGAAAGGCGACGGCGACGATGGCCCGTATGATCGAGCGCATTCTCGGTCCCAAACTCGACGGCGGGCTGGTCATCGTCAAATACGGCCACGGCTTGCCGACAAGACGGGTTCGTGTCGTGGAAGCCGCGCATCCCCTTCCGGACCGCGCCGGGCAGGCCGCGGCCCTTCGTCTGCTGGCCATGGCGGCCTCTCTCTCGAAACGTGATCTGCTGATCGTCCTGCTGTCCGGCGGGGCATCCAGCCTGATGCCGGCCCCTGTGCCGGGCGTCACGCTCGCCGACAAGCAACGCGTGAGCAACCTGCTCCTGAGAAGCGGTGCGACGATCAGTGAGATCAATACCGTTCGCAAGCATCTCTCCCGCCTCAAGGGAGGGCGTTTGGTCGAATCCACCGCAGCCACGGTGGTCACGATCATCCTGTCCGACGTCCTTGGCGACGATGTCAGTTCGATCGCGTCCGGTCCAACCGTGCCCGATCCGACGACGTATCAACAGGCGGTCGAATGTCTCAAGCGCTATCGTATCTGGACCGCGACGCCCCGCTCGGTACGGGCATATTTGGAGAAAGGTGCCAAAGGTCTGTTGCCTGAGACGCCCAAAGCGGGTAATCGAGCCTTCCGCCGTGCCAGACATCTTATCGTCGGGAGCAATGCGGTCGCGCTCGCAGCCGTCACCCGTGTGGCGCGCGAGGCCGGCCTCAGAACAGTCTTGCAGTCGCCCGCCGTCACCGGCGAGGCACGGGTGGCGGGCGCGCGCTTCGCGGCCATCGCGCAGCGAATCGTACGGCGGGATGATCCGGTCCGCAGGCCCTGCTGCGTCGTTGCGGGAGGAGAAACGACCGTGACCGTGAAGGGGAATGGAACAGGAGGACGGGCGCAGGAGTTCGCTGCCGGGGCTGCGCAGGGTATTGCCGGGTTGAAGAATGTGTGGGTTGCTGCGATTGGCACCGACGGCACCGATGGTCCGACGGACGCCGCCGGGGCTGTCGTGTCGGGCGAGACGATCGCGCGCGCAAAACGCCTGCATGTCGATCTCGATCTGGCTCTTCGGCTGAATGACACCTACCCGGCGTTGTCCAACCTCAAATGTCTCGTCAAGACAGGTGCCACCGGAACGAACGTGAACGATCTTTACCTCCTTCTGCTGTTGTAG
- the lysA gene encoding diaminopimelate decarboxylase, with amino-acid sequence MHNFEYRHGELYCEDVPVSRIAKEVGTPCYIYSHATLIRHIRAYDQAFKSIPHVMAFAMKANSNLAILRLMAKEGSGVDIVSGGELFRALKAGVPPAKIVFAGVGKSAEEIRDALNADILMFNVESPAEIQAIHDVASSMKKKARIALRINPDIDPKTHPYISTGLKKSKFGIAADRALEEFKQAASLTHVEVVGVHAHIGSQLTEVSPFVESLKKVLGLVEALKGQGINIRYLNIGGGLGITYSDEKPPLPRDLADAISPQLKGLDITLVMEPGRVIVGNAGILVTKALYEKVGEAKRFIIVDAAMNDLIRPSLYSAYHDIRPVSEVIMQRARHTVDVVGPVCESGDFLAKDRMLPEMKPGDLLAVMSAGAYGFVMASNYNSRPRVPEVLVKDGEVHVIRARETYDDLIRGEAVPAFLG; translated from the coding sequence ATGCATAATTTTGAATATCGCCACGGCGAACTGTATTGCGAAGACGTGCCGGTCAGCCGGATCGCCAAGGAAGTCGGCACACCTTGCTACATCTATAGTCATGCGACCCTCATCCGGCATATCCGAGCCTACGACCAGGCATTCAAGAGCATCCCCCATGTCATGGCGTTTGCGATGAAGGCCAATTCCAATCTGGCCATCCTGAGACTCATGGCAAAAGAGGGAAGCGGTGTCGATATCGTGTCCGGGGGAGAATTGTTCCGCGCGCTCAAAGCAGGGGTGCCACCGGCGAAGATCGTCTTTGCGGGCGTCGGCAAAAGCGCCGAAGAGATTCGCGATGCGCTGAACGCCGATATCCTAATGTTCAATGTCGAGTCACCAGCCGAGATCCAGGCGATCCACGACGTAGCATCTTCCATGAAGAAGAAGGCTCGGATCGCACTGCGGATCAATCCTGACATCGATCCGAAGACCCATCCTTACATCTCCACCGGTTTGAAGAAAAGCAAGTTCGGGATCGCAGCCGACCGCGCGTTGGAAGAATTTAAACAGGCTGCCTCGCTTACGCATGTCGAGGTGGTGGGTGTCCATGCGCATATCGGGTCACAATTGACCGAGGTATCCCCGTTTGTCGAATCGCTGAAGAAGGTGCTCGGTCTCGTCGAAGCACTCAAAGGACAGGGAATCAATATCCGCTACCTCAATATCGGCGGCGGATTAGGGATTACGTATTCAGACGAGAAACCGCCGTTGCCCCGGGATCTCGCCGATGCCATCTCGCCTCAGCTCAAAGGGTTGGATATCACGTTGGTCATGGAGCCCGGCCGCGTCATCGTGGGGAATGCCGGCATCCTTGTCACCAAAGCCCTATACGAAAAGGTCGGCGAAGCGAAACGATTTATCATCGTCGATGCTGCAATGAACGACTTGATCAGACCGAGCCTCTACAGTGCCTATCACGACATTCGACCCGTCTCTGAGGTAATCATGCAGCGTGCGCGGCATACCGTCGATGTCGTCGGACCCGTCTGTGAGTCGGGAGATTTCCTTGCCAAGGACCGCATGCTTCCGGAAATGAAGCCGGGCGATCTGTTGGCGGTCATGAGCGCTGGCGCGTATGGATTCGTCATGGCGTCCAACTATAATTCACGGCCGCGAGTGCCTGAAGTGCTCGTGAAGGATGGAGAAGTCCATGTCATCCGCGCGCGCGAAACGTATGACGATTTGATCCGAGGTGAAGCGGTTCCCGCATTCCTTGGATAG